Proteins co-encoded in one Bremerella sp. TYQ1 genomic window:
- a CDS encoding efflux RND transporter permease subunit, whose amino-acid sequence MLSHIISFCVRERLIMVILLFVTIGFGWYSAQQVPIDAIPNIGENQVIVFTAWPGRSPKDIEDQITYPLSVALLAVPDAESVRGKSLFGYSFVQVTFKDSTDFYWARSRVLEQLGTAGAMLPEGVVPTLGPDATGLGQVLYYTLDSPEGTNLAELRSLQDFVVKYELQSVPGVSEVASVGGYVRQYQIEIDPDRLRFHNVPLDQLVEAVRKSNIDVGAKTIESGGMEFIIRGKGFIGANQDTSQAVEDIEKTVVRSQDGIPLRVRDLGRVQLGPEFRRGAIDLNGTEAVGGVVVMRFGENPRAVIDRVKAKIKQIEPSLNGVKVNIVYDRTGLIDETIATLTSALFQEILITGAVILLFLLHFRASIVVAVSLPVAVLLAFIGMHVFGVDANIMSLAGIAIAIGTMVDMGIIVSESIYDQLADWERDGRPGGSSERLRVINKAAGEVAPAVVTAVMTTVVSFLPVFMLTGRDYKLFAPLAWTKTFALVAALIVAVTLVPFLSRVLLRSSHSSTRTRWIGAIGLGLTGMLLGFMFGDTLQDLLNIPTWISVISAGLLLGIVGYWTLGERLRPVDENPVSRIILWVYEPLLRLFLARKGAFLALPAMMILLGLGAWLGLPTILRPAETASSYLGTNLNGVPGYVDLKHTLPGLESDDWIALDEGSWFYMPTLYPAASFSQAMEVLQTQDALIKEIPEVQNVLGKIGRVESALDPAPAAMIETYVMLKPVDQWREGISTQDIWEQINAVATLPGVTPASPLQPIEGRVVMLQSGIKASMAIRIYGDSLDGLANASIQVADFLKTLPQINAATVNPDIVLGKPYVEFDVDRDTAARYGMSTAMVNQVIETALGGANVTKTVEGRERYPIRVRYERQLREQLYALDELPVVTQSGEVIPLANLAKMNTTWGPGVINSEDARLVAHVSFSPAGSLGDLETVDSVEQSLREAQQNGTLSLPAGYALKPVGSFQNQIEANQRLMWVIPLVILVNLFIIYLQFRHLPITLAVFAGIPVAFAGGMICLAINSVEINTAVWVGFIALFGIAVDDGVVMATYLDQVFTRKRLETIADIRNATVEAGMKRIRPCLMTTFTTIIALVPVFLSTGRGSDVAKAMAWPVVGGMTVELLTLFVVPVVFAGFKEFKMNLGMHDRHWAGTEDN is encoded by the coding sequence ATGTTGAGCCACATCATCTCCTTTTGCGTTCGCGAACGCTTGATCATGGTGATTCTGTTGTTCGTGACCATCGGCTTCGGATGGTACTCTGCCCAGCAGGTGCCGATCGACGCCATTCCTAACATCGGCGAAAACCAGGTCATCGTCTTTACGGCCTGGCCCGGTCGTTCCCCTAAAGACATCGAAGACCAGATCACCTACCCCCTCTCGGTTGCCTTACTGGCGGTTCCCGATGCTGAATCGGTTCGCGGAAAAAGCCTTTTTGGTTACAGCTTCGTCCAGGTCACCTTCAAAGACAGTACCGATTTCTACTGGGCTCGTTCACGTGTCCTGGAGCAACTCGGCACGGCTGGGGCGATGCTGCCGGAAGGTGTCGTCCCGACGCTTGGCCCAGATGCCACCGGGCTGGGACAGGTTCTGTATTACACGCTCGATTCTCCAGAAGGAACGAACCTTGCCGAGTTGCGCAGCCTGCAGGACTTCGTCGTGAAATACGAGCTACAGTCGGTGCCTGGAGTCAGTGAAGTTGCCAGCGTGGGTGGATATGTTCGTCAGTACCAAATTGAAATCGACCCGGACCGGCTCCGCTTTCACAACGTTCCGCTCGATCAGTTGGTTGAAGCGGTTCGTAAATCGAACATCGATGTCGGTGCGAAAACCATCGAGTCAGGCGGCATGGAGTTCATTATTCGTGGAAAGGGCTTCATTGGCGCCAATCAAGATACCAGTCAAGCCGTCGAGGACATCGAGAAGACCGTCGTCCGCTCGCAAGATGGTATTCCCCTCCGCGTGCGTGACCTTGGACGCGTACAGTTAGGTCCAGAATTTCGCCGCGGCGCGATCGACCTTAACGGTACCGAAGCGGTCGGGGGTGTCGTCGTGATGCGATTCGGCGAGAACCCGCGCGCGGTCATCGACCGGGTCAAAGCAAAGATCAAGCAGATCGAGCCTAGCCTCAACGGCGTGAAGGTGAACATTGTTTATGACCGAACCGGCCTGATTGATGAGACCATCGCCACACTCACATCCGCCCTGTTTCAAGAGATTCTTATCACAGGTGCGGTGATTCTTCTTTTCTTGCTCCACTTTCGGGCAAGTATCGTGGTGGCCGTATCGCTACCGGTTGCGGTACTGTTAGCGTTTATCGGCATGCATGTTTTTGGTGTCGATGCGAATATCATGTCACTTGCGGGAATTGCCATTGCGATCGGCACCATGGTCGACATGGGAATCATCGTCTCCGAGAGCATCTACGACCAACTGGCCGACTGGGAACGCGACGGTCGGCCCGGCGGCAGTTCCGAAAGGCTTCGTGTCATTAACAAAGCTGCCGGCGAGGTGGCCCCAGCAGTCGTCACAGCGGTGATGACGACAGTCGTGAGCTTCCTACCGGTATTCATGCTCACGGGACGCGACTACAAGCTCTTCGCGCCCCTGGCCTGGACGAAGACATTCGCATTGGTGGCCGCATTGATTGTCGCCGTGACACTTGTGCCGTTCTTAAGCCGAGTCCTGCTACGTTCCAGTCATTCGAGCACCCGGACAAGGTGGATCGGCGCCATTGGCCTTGGCCTGACCGGGATGCTGCTTGGGTTCATGTTCGGCGACACGCTTCAGGACCTGCTCAACATCCCAACTTGGATATCCGTGATATCGGCAGGCCTGCTCCTGGGTATCGTTGGGTATTGGACGCTCGGCGAGAGACTGCGGCCTGTCGATGAAAACCCTGTCAGCCGGATTATCCTATGGGTGTATGAACCGTTACTGCGGTTGTTCCTGGCGCGAAAGGGTGCGTTCCTGGCACTGCCGGCGATGATGATTCTTTTGGGACTTGGTGCTTGGCTCGGACTTCCCACAATCCTGCGTCCCGCGGAAACCGCAAGCAGCTACCTGGGTACTAATCTGAACGGGGTACCGGGATATGTCGATCTGAAGCATACGCTGCCTGGCCTTGAATCAGACGACTGGATCGCCCTGGATGAAGGAAGCTGGTTCTACATGCCCACGCTTTACCCAGCGGCCAGCTTCTCGCAGGCAATGGAAGTGCTTCAGACCCAAGATGCGTTGATCAAAGAAATTCCCGAGGTGCAAAACGTTCTTGGGAAAATTGGCCGAGTGGAGTCCGCCCTGGACCCTGCGCCCGCGGCCATGATCGAAACGTACGTAATGCTCAAGCCAGTCGATCAGTGGCGAGAGGGAATTTCCACCCAGGACATTTGGGAACAAATCAACGCGGTTGCAACCCTACCCGGCGTCACGCCAGCGTCGCCGCTTCAACCGATTGAGGGACGTGTTGTGATGCTGCAAAGCGGCATCAAAGCCTCGATGGCTATTCGGATCTACGGCGACAGCCTTGATGGACTCGCCAACGCATCCATTCAGGTCGCTGACTTCCTGAAAACGCTGCCACAGATCAACGCGGCGACCGTCAATCCCGATATCGTGCTCGGCAAACCCTACGTCGAGTTCGATGTCGATCGGGATACAGCGGCCCGTTATGGCATGTCCACGGCGATGGTGAATCAAGTGATTGAAACGGCCCTGGGGGGTGCCAATGTCACCAAGACGGTCGAAGGGAGAGAACGCTATCCAATTCGCGTGCGGTACGAACGGCAACTCCGAGAGCAACTGTATGCGTTGGACGAACTTCCTGTCGTCACCCAATCCGGCGAAGTCATTCCACTGGCCAATCTGGCCAAGATGAACACCACCTGGGGGCCAGGCGTGATCAATAGCGAAGATGCACGCTTGGTAGCGCACGTTTCGTTCTCTCCGGCAGGATCATTGGGCGATCTGGAAACGGTCGACTCCGTCGAGCAGAGCTTACGTGAAGCGCAACAGAACGGAACACTTTCCCTTCCGGCCGGGTATGCATTGAAGCCGGTAGGATCGTTTCAGAACCAGATCGAAGCCAACCAACGCTTGATGTGGGTGATTCCCCTCGTCATTCTGGTCAACCTGTTCATCATTTACCTGCAATTTCGCCATCTCCCGATCACGTTGGCCGTGTTCGCTGGCATCCCAGTTGCATTCGCTGGGGGCATGATTTGCTTGGCAATCAACTCCGTGGAGATCAACACGGCGGTCTGGGTGGGTTTCATCGCCCTGTTTGGAATTGCGGTCGACGACGGCGTGGTCATGGCCACCTACCTCGATCAGGTCTTTACGCGAAAGCGTTTAGAGACGATTGCCGACATCCGCAACGCGACGGTCGAGGCCGGCATGAAACGGATCCGTCCCTGCTTGATGACCACCTTCACGACAATCATTGCTCTGGTGCCGGTCTTCCTGTCGACAGGGCGTGGCAGCGATGTCGCCAAAGCGATGGCCTGGCCAGTCGTGGGGGGCATGACCGTGGAGCTGCTGACGCTGTTCGTGGTGCCGGTCGTCTTTGCAGGCTTCAAGGAGTTCAAAATGAATCTCGGCATGCATGATCGTCACTGGGCCGGGACCGAAGACAATTAA
- a CDS encoding efflux RND transporter periplasmic adaptor subunit, translating to MANSPDPPQPRSHSIRWWMSRLAPIGTFLIAGVLLIVLLGLAQRIGWIGAGDASPSAGASGDSQQIYTCPMHPQIRQPGPGRCPICGMALVPASSGSADLDQFAITIEPAQRRLAQIKTAAVTSEPVSVTLETIGSIEIDESRQATIAAYIDGRVERLFADYTGVVVAKGDHLAVVYSPQLYAAQAEFLEARSSVQRTENTSLASIREAQQKLLESSRQKLVELGMTTAQLDQLETSSKAESRLTIYAPMGGTVIEKLAEEGKYISSGEPIYRIANLSTVWLMLELYPEDASRVRFGQVVKAELTSRPGETLIGRVAFVDPRVDKKNRTVGVRVEFKNDQGQLRPGDYAVAKIEIPIGPQGEIYDEQLAGKWISPMHPQIIQDQPGTCPICGMDLVPTSRYGYTEQPVERTASVVVPRSALLMAGDNSVVYVETEPGRFEIRTVKIGPILRDKAVILEGVKPGEQVATSGNFLIDSQMQLAGKPSLIDPTRYEKEGNRNTPMEFDSIDISPIEGQEGVTLEAAYQAYFTIQSQLASDKKPSPGAALTLYNAAMQLATSAQLDDKTRERLQTIADRSQHLHHQSIDDARKQFKPISHAVLQLATSIRGSQAKQEFHQFFCPMVKEGEGDWLQANDRLLNPYYGSEMLRCGEHVRTIPPVMISNMTPHEAHQHEPTSGEEQ from the coding sequence ATGGCGAACTCACCTGATCCCCCACAACCTCGGTCCCACTCGATCCGCTGGTGGATGTCGCGTTTAGCTCCGATCGGAACGTTCCTCATCGCTGGGGTCTTACTTATTGTCCTCTTGGGGCTCGCCCAACGCATCGGTTGGATTGGTGCTGGCGACGCCTCCCCATCCGCTGGAGCGAGCGGTGATAGTCAGCAGATCTACACGTGCCCGATGCATCCTCAGATTCGTCAGCCCGGTCCGGGGCGCTGTCCTATTTGTGGGATGGCCTTAGTGCCGGCATCGTCAGGCAGCGCCGATCTCGATCAGTTCGCCATCACGATCGAACCTGCTCAGCGACGCCTCGCCCAAATCAAGACGGCCGCAGTGACGTCTGAGCCCGTCTCAGTCACGCTGGAAACGATTGGATCGATTGAGATCGACGAGAGTCGACAAGCAACCATCGCCGCGTATATCGATGGACGCGTCGAACGACTCTTCGCGGATTATACGGGGGTCGTCGTCGCGAAAGGGGACCACTTGGCCGTGGTCTATAGTCCACAGCTTTATGCAGCCCAGGCCGAGTTTCTCGAAGCTCGAAGTAGTGTCCAACGCACGGAAAACACCTCCCTGGCATCGATCCGTGAAGCCCAGCAAAAGCTACTTGAAAGCTCGCGGCAGAAACTTGTGGAACTGGGCATGACGACCGCACAGCTCGATCAACTTGAGACCTCCAGTAAAGCGGAGTCGCGGCTAACGATTTACGCCCCCATGGGTGGTACTGTCATCGAAAAACTCGCGGAAGAAGGGAAGTATATTTCTTCCGGCGAACCGATCTACCGGATCGCCAATCTGTCGACCGTTTGGCTCATGCTGGAACTCTATCCTGAGGATGCGTCACGTGTTCGCTTTGGACAAGTGGTCAAAGCCGAGCTGACTTCTCGTCCCGGCGAGACTCTTATCGGCCGCGTTGCGTTTGTTGATCCTCGCGTCGACAAGAAGAACCGCACGGTCGGTGTTCGGGTTGAATTCAAGAATGATCAAGGTCAACTACGACCAGGCGACTATGCCGTCGCCAAGATCGAGATCCCCATCGGTCCGCAAGGAGAGATTTACGACGAACAACTCGCCGGCAAGTGGATCAGTCCTATGCATCCACAAATCATTCAAGACCAACCGGGCACCTGTCCTATCTGCGGCATGGACCTCGTTCCCACATCTCGCTACGGATACACCGAGCAGCCGGTCGAGCGGACGGCATCGGTCGTTGTTCCACGCTCTGCCCTCTTGATGGCAGGAGACAATAGCGTGGTCTACGTGGAGACCGAGCCAGGACGGTTCGAGATTCGTACGGTGAAGATCGGTCCGATCCTAAGAGACAAGGCCGTCATCCTGGAAGGAGTGAAGCCAGGCGAACAGGTCGCCACTTCCGGTAACTTCCTGATCGATTCCCAAATGCAATTGGCAGGCAAGCCGAGTCTGATCGACCCGACTCGCTATGAGAAAGAGGGAAACCGCAATACTCCGATGGAATTCGACTCCATCGACATTTCGCCCATCGAAGGGCAGGAAGGGGTCACTCTAGAGGCCGCCTACCAAGCCTACTTCACCATCCAGAGCCAACTCGCTTCGGACAAAAAGCCGTCGCCAGGTGCCGCGTTAACCCTTTACAACGCCGCCATGCAATTAGCCACTTCCGCGCAGCTTGATGACAAGACACGCGAGCGACTGCAAACGATTGCGGATCGTTCTCAGCATCTACATCATCAATCGATCGACGATGCCCGTAAGCAGTTCAAACCGATCAGCCATGCCGTCTTACAACTCGCGACATCCATCCGAGGTTCCCAGGCGAAACAAGAGTTCCACCAGTTCTTCTGCCCCATGGTCAAAGAAGGTGAGGGAGACTGGCTACAAGCCAACGACCGATTGCTAAATCCTTACTATGGAAGCGAAATGCTTCGCTGCGGCGAGCACGTCCGCACGATTCCGCCGGTGATGATATCGAACATGACACCGCATGAAGCACATCAGCACGAGCCCACCAGCGGAGAGGAGCAATAA
- a CDS encoding MerR family DNA-binding protein, which produces MPRFTIGRLAKASGVGVETIRFYEKRGLIARPKALGTYREYSPETVERIHFIKRAQELGFTLAEILELLSFADTPQADRKAAKQFATQKVEEIREKITDLQRMQESLGHLVEQCSGHGPMEGCPIIEALANRKHHPQSLES; this is translated from the coding sequence ATGCCTCGATTTACGATCGGAAGACTTGCCAAGGCGTCGGGCGTCGGTGTCGAAACCATTCGCTTTTATGAAAAGCGAGGCTTGATCGCGCGGCCCAAGGCATTAGGTACCTATCGTGAATATTCACCAGAGACGGTCGAGCGGATCCATTTCATCAAACGTGCCCAGGAATTGGGATTCACGTTGGCTGAGATTCTGGAGTTGTTGAGCTTTGCCGACACTCCCCAAGCGGACCGGAAGGCGGCTAAGCAGTTCGCTACTCAGAAGGTAGAAGAGATTCGCGAGAAGATTACGGACTTACAAAGAATGCAAGAGTCACTTGGGCACCTGGTCGAGCAGTGCTCTGGGCATGGTCCGATGGAAGGGTGTCCCATCATCGAGGCATTGGCAAATCGCAAACATCACCCACAGTCTTTGGAGTCGTAA
- a CDS encoding MauE/DoxX family redox-associated membrane protein: protein MLELFQQAGFSAQEIVTEKPDTKEASKFKLSTYRPLLLVVAYILGVTLFTEFAIGQFAWIRAMNHFMGFFFVGFAFFKLLNVTAFAEAFQAYDVVAKRWHGYAVAYPFVELGLGILYLSQAFPLLANGLTIAVMGIGLVGVIAAVRNRKPIQCACLGTVFNLPMSVVTIVENSAMLLMAAIMLNLATNRI from the coding sequence GTGCTGGAGTTATTTCAGCAGGCAGGCTTCTCCGCACAGGAGATTGTCACCGAGAAACCAGATACAAAAGAAGCGTCGAAGTTCAAGCTGTCCACCTATCGTCCACTATTGTTAGTGGTGGCATACATCCTGGGAGTAACGCTATTTACTGAATTCGCCATTGGCCAGTTCGCGTGGATTCGCGCCATGAACCACTTTATGGGGTTCTTCTTTGTCGGGTTTGCCTTTTTCAAACTTTTGAACGTGACTGCTTTCGCGGAAGCGTTTCAAGCCTACGATGTCGTGGCCAAGCGATGGCACGGCTATGCAGTGGCCTACCCATTTGTGGAGCTGGGGCTAGGGATCTTGTATCTGTCCCAGGCGTTTCCGCTATTGGCCAACGGATTGACGATCGCGGTGATGGGTATCGGCCTGGTCGGAGTGATCGCAGCTGTTCGTAATCGAAAGCCCATTCAGTGTGCATGCCTGGGCACCGTGTTTAACTTGCCGATGTCCGTAGTGACAATTGTCGAGAATTCAGCAATGTTGCTCATGGCTGCCATAATGTTAAATCTGGCAACAAACCGCATATAG